A window of Vicinamibacterales bacterium contains these coding sequences:
- a CDS encoding SIS domain-containing protein has translation MVDHAGSDARRLTVDEILREASTLLETVRGFAPAQVLLAADMLVSAFESRNKVLVFGNGGSASDAEHLAAELVGRFAHDRQGWPAISLTADSSVVTAIGNDYGFDQIFARQVDALGRQGDIAFAISTSGKSANVIAGLEAAERGGLRRIALTGRDGGLLGRAAELQINVPHDSVPRVQEVHRTLLHVICELVERELAG, from the coding sequence ATGGTAGATCACGCAGGTAGTGACGCTCGACGGCTCACGGTCGACGAGATTTTGCGTGAGGCAAGTACACTTCTCGAAACCGTTAGAGGTTTTGCTCCAGCCCAAGTTTTGTTAGCGGCCGACATGCTGGTGTCCGCTTTTGAATCACGTAACAAAGTGTTGGTGTTTGGGAACGGCGGTAGCGCTTCCGATGCTGAGCACCTGGCTGCTGAGCTGGTTGGTCGCTTTGCACACGATCGACAAGGCTGGCCAGCGATTTCGTTGACTGCCGATTCAAGTGTTGTAACGGCTATTGGAAACGACTACGGCTTCGATCAAATTTTCGCCCGGCAGGTCGACGCACTTGGAAGACAAGGAGACATCGCCTTCGCGATCTCCACGAGCGGGAAGTCAGCGAACGTCATCGCTGGATTAGAAGCTGCCGAACGAGGAGGCCTACGGCGCATCGCACTAACCGGCCGGGATGGCGGACTCCTTGGTCGAGCCGCTGAACTTCAGATCAACGTACCCCACGACTCCGTGCCGCGGGTACAAGAAGTGCACCGAACCCTGCTACACGTAATTTGCGAACTTGTTGAGAGAGAGTTGGCCGGTTGA
- a CDS encoding glycosyltransferase family 4 protein — protein sequence MAVRTVVVCEAQVPFVEGGAEFHVRALVTQLREHGYQTELVSVPFKWYQKKEILAHATIWRLLDLSESNGQAIDLAISLKFPTYFVRHPNKVAWLIHQYRAAYELCGTPYSDFQHTETDVGLRDTLMRLDRQMLNECQRLFTNARNTASRLQRYNGLTAEALYHPPRLADKLRADSYGNYVLSVGRLEAVKRIDLAVEAIALADSSIRLVIVGDGSNRPKLEERVEALGISDRVDFAGWVNDDTLIELYAGALGVVYVPYDEDYGYVTLESFLARRPILTTEDAGGPLEFVEDGINGTVCMPEPSAIADAISKLAADRANAARLGEAGYARAKQISWDGVVERLVGATGPLTTGNGSKVP from the coding sequence ATGGCCGTCCGTACGGTCGTCGTCTGTGAAGCCCAGGTTCCCTTCGTTGAAGGAGGCGCCGAGTTCCATGTGCGCGCGCTCGTCACTCAGTTACGTGAGCATGGCTATCAGACTGAGCTCGTCAGCGTTCCATTCAAGTGGTATCAGAAAAAGGAGATTTTGGCCCACGCCACTATCTGGCGACTGTTGGATTTGAGTGAGAGCAACGGGCAAGCCATCGATCTCGCTATCAGCCTTAAATTTCCTACCTACTTCGTACGGCACCCGAACAAAGTAGCTTGGCTTATTCATCAGTATCGTGCAGCGTACGAGTTGTGCGGAACACCCTATTCCGATTTCCAGCATACCGAGACAGACGTAGGTCTACGTGACACTCTGATGCGCCTCGATCGACAAATGCTGAATGAATGTCAACGCCTTTTCACCAACGCACGAAACACCGCGTCCCGTCTGCAGCGGTACAACGGCTTGACTGCTGAAGCCCTGTACCATCCTCCACGACTGGCCGACAAGCTCCGTGCAGATTCATACGGAAACTATGTTCTCTCGGTTGGTCGGCTGGAAGCAGTCAAACGCATCGACCTCGCAGTGGAGGCTATCGCACTTGCCGATTCATCGATTAGGTTAGTCATCGTTGGTGACGGGTCGAACCGGCCGAAGCTCGAAGAGCGTGTGGAGGCCCTAGGGATCAGCGACCGAGTCGACTTCGCTGGTTGGGTAAATGATGACACCTTGATCGAACTTTACGCGGGGGCGCTTGGGGTCGTGTATGTTCCCTACGACGAGGACTACGGATACGTGACATTGGAAAGCTTTCTCGCCCGCCGGCCGATACTTACAACCGAGGATGCGGGCGGTCCCCTCGAGTTCGTGGAGGACGGCATTAACGGCACTGTGTGCATGCCGGAGCCAAGCGCGATCGCCGACGCAATCAGCAAGCTTGCGGCTGACCGCGCCAACGCAGCCCGCCTCGGTGAGGCGGGCTACGCAAGAGCGAAACAGATATCTTGGGACGGTGTCGTGGAACGGCTCGTCGGCGCCACAGGTCCCTTGACGACCGGAAATGGATCGAAGGTACCGTGA
- a CDS encoding glycosyltransferase family 2 protein — MTKLIIQIPCLNEAATLPVTLRDLPRSIPGIDVIETLVIDDGSEDNTARVARNEGVNHIISFPRNRGLAVAFTAGINACLKNGADFIVNTDADNQYAGTDVVKLLTPLLSGEAEISIGDRNISSLRHLPFIRRALQHLGSWVVRQVSNTTVPDTTSGFRAYTREAALQMTIVSEFSYTLESIIQSGKKRMAIAHVPVATNPKMRESRLFDSTVSYIKKSTATIIRVYAMYEPLKIFTYIGGAVFSAGFLISLRFLYFYLSGLGGGNIQSLILSAVLMIVGFQVLLIGLVADVISGNRKLIEDLLYRIRVMELERRNEPPPRPPDTGTEVS; from the coding sequence GTGACGAAACTCATTATCCAGATTCCCTGTCTGAATGAGGCCGCGACACTCCCCGTAACGCTGCGAGATCTGCCGCGAAGCATTCCGGGAATTGACGTAATTGAAACGCTCGTGATTGACGACGGCTCCGAAGACAACACCGCGCGTGTCGCGCGTAACGAGGGCGTCAATCACATCATTAGCTTTCCGCGGAATCGCGGATTAGCGGTGGCCTTCACTGCCGGTATTAACGCCTGCTTAAAGAATGGTGCGGATTTCATCGTCAACACCGACGCCGATAACCAGTATGCTGGCACTGATGTCGTCAAACTCCTTACGCCGTTATTGTCTGGCGAGGCGGAGATTTCAATCGGCGATCGCAATATTAGTTCGCTACGTCATCTACCTTTCATTCGGAGAGCTTTGCAACATTTGGGTAGTTGGGTCGTGCGCCAAGTTTCGAACACAACAGTGCCCGATACGACGAGCGGATTTCGAGCTTACACCAGGGAAGCAGCACTTCAGATGACGATTGTCTCGGAGTTCTCATACACACTGGAATCGATCATCCAGTCGGGTAAGAAACGAATGGCCATTGCGCACGTGCCTGTCGCAACGAATCCAAAGATGCGAGAATCTCGGCTATTCGATAGCACGGTTTCATACATCAAGAAGTCGACAGCCACAATCATCCGCGTCTACGCGATGTACGAGCCACTTAAGATCTTTACCTATATCGGTGGCGCTGTCTTCAGCGCCGGCTTCTTGATTTCACTCCGGTTTCTCTACTTCTACCTTAGCGGCTTAGGTGGTGGAAACATCCAATCACTGATTCTTTCAGCTGTTCTAATGATCGTTGGGTTTCAAGTACTGCTCATTGGGCTCGTCGCTGACGTCATCTCAGGCAACCGCAAACTAATTGAAGATCTACTCTACCGAATCCGTGTGATGGAACTTGAACGGCGCAATGAACCACCTCCGAGACCACCAGACACAGGCACAGAAGTATCGTAG
- a CDS encoding glycosyltransferase family 2 protein — translation MANPTTTSVIIPAFNEAATVGKVVTSLKNVATWREIIVVDDGSTDGTSAEARNAGATVITHPYNKGNGAAVKTGLRNADGDYILITDGDGQHAAVDGLRLVELLGDYDLVIGTRSGISQATRGRRIGNRVLNWLASYLSGRPIPDLTSGLRAARTKYLLEFIHLLPNGFSTPTTTTLSFIKAGYNVVFEPAEATPREGHSKIRLIQDGFKFFLILLRVITLFNPLRIFVPIAAVPFILGTGYMLWTLLRYVRVTNSSVLLIVLGVIVFLIGLVSEQISALRFERRR, via the coding sequence ATGGCTAACCCAACTACCACCTCGGTAATCATCCCGGCGTTCAACGAAGCGGCGACCGTCGGTAAAGTCGTGACGTCGCTAAAGAACGTCGCTACCTGGCGAGAAATCATCGTCGTGGATGATGGTTCGACGGACGGGACGAGTGCCGAGGCCCGTAATGCTGGCGCCACAGTCATTACGCACCCTTATAACAAAGGAAACGGCGCCGCCGTGAAGACTGGCCTCCGCAATGCGGACGGTGATTACATCCTGATCACCGACGGTGACGGACAGCATGCTGCAGTGGACGGTTTGCGTTTGGTGGAATTGCTCGGTGACTATGACCTCGTCATAGGTACTCGCTCCGGCATTAGCCAAGCAACCAGAGGACGCCGGATTGGTAACCGGGTCTTGAACTGGCTCGCTAGCTACCTCTCGGGACGGCCGATCCCGGACTTAACGTCAGGTCTGCGTGCGGCACGAACCAAGTATCTCCTCGAATTCATCCACCTCCTGCCAAATGGGTTTTCAACACCGACCACAACTACCCTGTCGTTTATCAAGGCAGGTTACAACGTCGTGTTCGAACCCGCGGAGGCGACACCGCGAGAAGGGCACTCAAAAATCAGGCTGATCCAGGATGGGTTCAAGTTTTTCTTGATTCTACTGCGAGTGATCACGCTCTTTAATCCGCTTCGGATCTTTGTACCGATTGCCGCTGTCCCGTTCATACTTGGCACAGGCTACATGCTGTGGACGCTACTCCGTTACGTGCGGGTGACAAACTCCTCCGTCCTATTAATCGTTCTCGGTGTCATCGTTTTCCTAATCGGTCTTGTCTCAGAACAGATCTCCGCGCTGAGATTCGAACGGAGACGGTAA